A portion of the Oncorhynchus clarkii lewisi isolate Uvic-CL-2024 chromosome 27, UVic_Ocla_1.0, whole genome shotgun sequence genome contains these proteins:
- the LOC139385824 gene encoding apoptosis inducing factor mitochondria associated 4 isoform X2 has translation MSQGQGKAPTGQDQDQVTGMVCLESELQDGQMKEVEVDEQKILLVRTQGLYSAVGSKCSHYGAPLIKGALVGDRVRCPFHGACFNIKTGDIEEYPGLDCLPSYKVKVEDGKVYVSVNKKSLKVYKRVKDMSCRVSGVRHTILLIGGGPASLLCAETLRQNRYEGRIVMVTRDTLPPIDKPKLSKAMHLESASLLLRPTDFFQQYDIELWTQKEAVSVNPVEKTVKLNDGSLHYYDQLLISTGCRARPLSCPGSALEGVRILQSYEDAKEIHQSCVGKKAVVVGASFIGMEVASYLADKAASVAMVGNGSYPFERSLGPEIGKMTMQMLEESKVKFYMNDGVVEIRGENGKVKEVVLKSGAVVETDVVIAGIGVIPNSDFLKESQVEVDSRKAVIIDKFMRTNIPNVFGAGDVTSFPLTIRKDQRVNIGHWQLASAHGRVAALNMLQKQIKIDSVPFFWTVLLGKSVRYTGYGEGYTEIIFKGKVEERKFLAFYIKDDQVVAAASLMFDPAVARLAEMMSNGLVITKAQAQSDDLSWLQM, from the exons ATGAGTCAAGGCCAGGGTAAAGCTCCTACAGGGCAGGACCAAGATCAGGTCACTGGGATGGTGTGTCTGGAGTCTGAGCTGCAAGATGGACA GAtgaaggaggtggaggtggatgaGCAGAAGATTCTATTGGTCCGTACCCAGGGCTTGTACAGTGCTGTAGGGAGCAAATGTTCCCACTATGGCGCTCCTCtaatcaaag GAGCCTTAGTTGGGGACAGAGTGAGATGTCCCTTTCATGGTGCATGCTTCAACATCAAGACTGGAGATATTGAGGAGTATCCTGGCCTGGACTGTTTGCCTAGTTATAAG GTCAAAGTTGAAGATGGTAAAGTTTATGTGTCAGTAAACAAAAAG TCTCTGAAGGTGTACAAGCGGGTGAAGGATATGAGCTGCAGAGTGTCAGGGGTCAGGCACACCATCCTGCTGATAGGAGGAG gaccTGCCTCTTTGCTGTGTGCCGAGACTCTGCGACAGAACCGCTACGAAGGTAGAATCGTCATGGTGACCAGGGACACCCTGCCACCCATTGACAAGCCCAAGCTCAGTAAG gcAATGCATTTGGAGAGTGCTAGCCTACTCCTTCGGCCAACGGACTTCTTCCAGCAGTATGACATAGAGCTGTGGACGCAAAAGGAG GCAGTATCTGTGAACCCAGTGGAGAAGACAGTGAAGCTGAATGACGGCTCCTTGCATTACTATGACCAGCTGCTCATATCAACAGGCTGCAG GGCGAGGCCTCTGAGCTGTCCTGGCTCTGCGTTGGAGGGAGTGAGGATACTGCAGAGCTACGAGGACGCCAAGGAGATCCACCAATCCTGTGTGGGAAAGAAGGCTGTGGTCGTTGGAGCCTCCTTCATAG GTATGGAGGTGGCATCCTACTTGGCAGACAAAGCTGCCAGTGTGGCGATGGTTGGCAACGGCTCATATCCCTTTGAGAGGTCCCTGGGCCCAGAGATTGGGAAGATGACAATGCAG ATGTTGGAGGAGAGCAAAGTCAAGTTCTACATGAACGACGGAGTGGTGGAGATCAGAGGGGAGAATGGCAAG GTGAAAGAGGTTGTTCTGAAAAGCGGTGCGGTCGTGGAAACGGATGTGGTGATAGCAGGGATCG GTGTCATCCCTAACTCTGACTTCCTGAAGGAAAGCCAGGTGGAGGTGGATTCTAGAAAGGCTGTCATCATTGATAAG TTCATGAGGACCAACATTCCAAATGTTTTTGGAGCAGGAGACGTGACGTCCTTCCCTCTCACCATACGGAAAGACCAGAGGGTCAACATTGGACATTGGCAGTTGGCATCAGCTCACg GAAGGGTTGCAGCACTGAATATGTTACAGAAGCAGATTAAGATCGATTCTGTTCCTTTCTTCTGGACAGTGCTGCTAGGGAAGAGTGTCCGCTACACAG GCTACGGTGAAGGATACACAGAGATCATATTCAAGGGCAAAGTTGAGGAGAGGAAGTTCCTAGCTTTCTATATCAA GGATGATCAGGTGGTGGCAGCAGCCAGTCTGATGTTTGATCCTGCTGTCGCTCGACTGGCAGAGATGATGTCAAACGGATTAGTCATAACCAAGGCACAGGCACA ATCTGATGACCTCAGTTGGTTGCAAATGTAA
- the LOC139385824 gene encoding apoptosis inducing factor mitochondria associated 4 isoform X1, with amino-acid sequence MIQPVFFRVHSCLESTINPENARFDDKICPQEGPQRHLPAQVSIAQQDMSQGQGKAPTGQDQDQVTGMVCLESELQDGQMKEVEVDEQKILLVRTQGLYSAVGSKCSHYGAPLIKGALVGDRVRCPFHGACFNIKTGDIEEYPGLDCLPSYKVKVEDGKVYVSVNKKSLKVYKRVKDMSCRVSGVRHTILLIGGGPASLLCAETLRQNRYEGRIVMVTRDTLPPIDKPKLSKAMHLESASLLLRPTDFFQQYDIELWTQKEAVSVNPVEKTVKLNDGSLHYYDQLLISTGCRARPLSCPGSALEGVRILQSYEDAKEIHQSCVGKKAVVVGASFIGMEVASYLADKAASVAMVGNGSYPFERSLGPEIGKMTMQMLEESKVKFYMNDGVVEIRGENGKVKEVVLKSGAVVETDVVIAGIGVIPNSDFLKESQVEVDSRKAVIIDKFMRTNIPNVFGAGDVTSFPLTIRKDQRVNIGHWQLASAHGRVAALNMLQKQIKIDSVPFFWTVLLGKSVRYTGYGEGYTEIIFKGKVEERKFLAFYIKDDQVVAAASLMFDPAVARLAEMMSNGLVITKAQAQSDDLSWLQM; translated from the exons ATATGAGTCAAGGCCAGGGTAAAGCTCCTACAGGGCAGGACCAAGATCAGGTCACTGGGATGGTGTGTCTGGAGTCTGAGCTGCAAGATGGACA GAtgaaggaggtggaggtggatgaGCAGAAGATTCTATTGGTCCGTACCCAGGGCTTGTACAGTGCTGTAGGGAGCAAATGTTCCCACTATGGCGCTCCTCtaatcaaag GAGCCTTAGTTGGGGACAGAGTGAGATGTCCCTTTCATGGTGCATGCTTCAACATCAAGACTGGAGATATTGAGGAGTATCCTGGCCTGGACTGTTTGCCTAGTTATAAG GTCAAAGTTGAAGATGGTAAAGTTTATGTGTCAGTAAACAAAAAG TCTCTGAAGGTGTACAAGCGGGTGAAGGATATGAGCTGCAGAGTGTCAGGGGTCAGGCACACCATCCTGCTGATAGGAGGAG gaccTGCCTCTTTGCTGTGTGCCGAGACTCTGCGACAGAACCGCTACGAAGGTAGAATCGTCATGGTGACCAGGGACACCCTGCCACCCATTGACAAGCCCAAGCTCAGTAAG gcAATGCATTTGGAGAGTGCTAGCCTACTCCTTCGGCCAACGGACTTCTTCCAGCAGTATGACATAGAGCTGTGGACGCAAAAGGAG GCAGTATCTGTGAACCCAGTGGAGAAGACAGTGAAGCTGAATGACGGCTCCTTGCATTACTATGACCAGCTGCTCATATCAACAGGCTGCAG GGCGAGGCCTCTGAGCTGTCCTGGCTCTGCGTTGGAGGGAGTGAGGATACTGCAGAGCTACGAGGACGCCAAGGAGATCCACCAATCCTGTGTGGGAAAGAAGGCTGTGGTCGTTGGAGCCTCCTTCATAG GTATGGAGGTGGCATCCTACTTGGCAGACAAAGCTGCCAGTGTGGCGATGGTTGGCAACGGCTCATATCCCTTTGAGAGGTCCCTGGGCCCAGAGATTGGGAAGATGACAATGCAG ATGTTGGAGGAGAGCAAAGTCAAGTTCTACATGAACGACGGAGTGGTGGAGATCAGAGGGGAGAATGGCAAG GTGAAAGAGGTTGTTCTGAAAAGCGGTGCGGTCGTGGAAACGGATGTGGTGATAGCAGGGATCG GTGTCATCCCTAACTCTGACTTCCTGAAGGAAAGCCAGGTGGAGGTGGATTCTAGAAAGGCTGTCATCATTGATAAG TTCATGAGGACCAACATTCCAAATGTTTTTGGAGCAGGAGACGTGACGTCCTTCCCTCTCACCATACGGAAAGACCAGAGGGTCAACATTGGACATTGGCAGTTGGCATCAGCTCACg GAAGGGTTGCAGCACTGAATATGTTACAGAAGCAGATTAAGATCGATTCTGTTCCTTTCTTCTGGACAGTGCTGCTAGGGAAGAGTGTCCGCTACACAG GCTACGGTGAAGGATACACAGAGATCATATTCAAGGGCAAAGTTGAGGAGAGGAAGTTCCTAGCTTTCTATATCAA GGATGATCAGGTGGTGGCAGCAGCCAGTCTGATGTTTGATCCTGCTGTCGCTCGACTGGCAGAGATGATGTCAAACGGATTAGTCATAACCAAGGCACAGGCACA ATCTGATGACCTCAGTTGGTTGCAAATGTAA